CTACCGCAATAACATATTGCGGGGGTTTTAAACCGCTGCAAACCTTAAAAATAACCCCCGCAATTAGGCCTTTTTTTGTAGTGACTCCTCGAAGATCTCAAGTCGTGTTTAAATAGGATTGAGTTTGGACTTCTGAACTATCCTTTTACACATCAACAACAGAGTCATAAAGTGGTTCACTTGTGTTGAGTACTTGTCTTCTACTCTTCCCGAGAAGGTCTAGTAAATgtgttttaggaaattgagttgtaatcaagtGTCAAGTGTTCCCGAGAAGGTCTAGTAAATgtgttttaggaaattgagttgtaatcaagtGTCAAGTGTTCCCGAGAAGGTCTAGTAAATGTGTTTTAGAAAATTGGTTTTACAAGTTAGAGTTACTTGTGAATCAAATAGGAGTAGTAGGAGTACTAGAGAGTATTTAATTACAGCATTATAATTGATACTTTTTGGTTCATTGTTCTAGTGGAGTTGAAACTGAAAATCCTActtggtaggtcgtggtttttgcaTCTTTTGAGCCGGataatttttcacgtaaaattcgttgtgttcattttattacttgtttacTTTTCACTTAAAGAATACGAAAAAGAACCAATTTCTTAGTAATTCATACATGCACTCAAACTAACATTCTTAACATGAAAAAATATACATAACTTTTCATTAACTTTGTTAAGTTAACACATCTGCTGCTTTTGTTAAGTTTTCCCAATCCCCTTTTTTTATCACCTCTCTCTTCTTTCaactgttcttcttcttcttaaaacAGTAACCTTCAGTAGCACCCCAGTAGCGACACTTCGGCATCTGCTGCTTTGCCGTCGCCGTTTCCGCTGCAGGTGCTGTTACAGTTAAGTCCACTTCTCTCTTTGCAGCCTCTCTCACTCTCCCTCTCCcactctctttctctttctctctccttcttcttcttttctccctttttctctctctctcttctttctcttcttttcagTTCTCACCGCCGGAGTCGGGACGTGCGTGTTCCAGGCGAGTTGGTGCAACTCCGGCGACCCTTGATTACCAGCGACCCTTCTGGTTTTGCTTTTTCCGGTGACCCCCGCTCCATCTTCTTCTTCCCCTCTCTCTCTTTCCCTTTCTCTCTCCCACTCCTTTGTGTGTGGGGGGGTGCGTCTGTTTCTTTGGACAGGTGCAACTTCTTCCCGGCGAGGACGGACTATTTCCCGGTGTGTTCAAATTGCCGGCAAGTTTCGTAAATTCCGGCGACTTCCGAACAGCTTTCCGGTAGGACACAGCAGGACTTACCAGTGCTCTTGAGCAGATCCGACACGCTTCAGGAAAACTTGCTCCAGGTTCTTTCGTTCTATATCTGGTACTCATGGCATCggtatttttattgtattttttctgctcgcgggagttggtacctcccgttttCCAGTTTTTCTTTGTTGTGTGAGTTAAATTGTTGACATCTTACCTCGTACTAGTTTATTTACCATATTAATGTGCATGTTATTGCAACTTGTATTCTTCTGATTTAGTCGGTTGCCTTGTGTGATAGTGATTCCCCTTACTCTGCCGTAGGTAGAGTGGTtgtggtctgggatggtcgagtgaggtcatgtcccCGGGGGAATgggggtggggcgggaggtaGGGTAGGGTTTAGGGGGTGGGTgggaggcaagggaggtaaagggaacaagggtgtatgtaggttgagaattgggtcatggaacgtaggtacattgacgggtaaatctatagagttggtgaagatcctcctgaagaggagggtcaatatagcgtgtgttcatgagacaaggtgggtagggtcgaaGGCGAGGGACGtggacgggtataaactttggtactcaagAGTCtagaaaggtaagaatggagtgagcatcttggtggatagggaacttagagagtctgtggtttaggttagacgagtgaatgatagattgatgactattaagttggtggttggagagtgcaccctaaacatcattagcgcctatgcgccgcatgtgggcctagatgaTGAGGTTAAACGGCGCTTCTAAgaagggttagatgagattgtgcgccAGGTTCTGTCTGGAGACAAAAGGtatgtcggttccctacattatggagattaaggacatgtatgatggggctaagactcgggttaggacagtaggaggcgactctgagcatttttcggttgtaatggggttacacaaaggttctgcgctcagtccgttcttattcgccctggtgatggacgcgttaacataCCATATTCAaagggatgtgccatggtgcatactattcgctgatgacatagttctgattgatgagtcacgagccagtgttaacgagaggctggaggtttggagacagactcTTGAGTTTAatggtttcaagctgagcaggacgaagacagaatacctggagtgtaagttcagcgctgagccagggaaAGTGGGCgtagatgtgaggcttgattcacacgtcatcccgagtagaggaagcttcaagtaccttggttcggttatccaggggggaggggagatcgatgaggatgtcacacaccgtattggggtaggatggatgaagtggaggttagcatctggagtcctgtgtgacaagtgAGTGTcactgatactcaaaggtaagttttataaagtggtggttagaccggccatgatgtatgaggctgagtgttggcccgttaagaactcacatatccagaagatgaaagtagcagaaatgagtatgttgtggtggatgtgcgggcacactaggataggtAAGATTAGGattgatgatattcgggagaaggtgcatgtggctcccattgatgacaagatgcgggaagcgaggctttgttcggacatgttcagagaagaaggccagatgctccggtacggaagCAGCTGGTTGCGGagggtacgagaagaggtagagagcggcctaagaagtattgtggagaggtgatcagacaggatatggcgaggctccagattttcgaggacatgacacttgatatgaagatgtggaggtcgagtattagggttgtaggttaggaggtagttgagtcatgccttacttcgtaccatggtGGAACTAGCCATgtaggatttttgtctaagatagctagtaggaatgttgtggcttactattttgctttttagtgcatgtcctatttactagctatcgcttttgctttgcatctttcttctagatttcatggtgttcctatttttcttatgactgttgtggtgatactaatatttactaatattgtctccctttactttgcatctttcttctggatttcatggtgttcctatttatcatatgattgttgttgtgatactcaTATTGTAtcccctttttgtccttttgtctttttgttttttgagccgagggtctttcggaaaccgTCTCTCTACTCTCTCGGGTTagtggtaaggtctgcgtacacattaccctccccagaccccattagtgaaattttactgggttattgttgttattgttgttgttaagttAACACATCATCATAGCACTAAGAAGGAACCAAAACTGTAAAATTTTGTACACTATATATTCAAAGGTAATTGTTTTTCCCGATAATCATTCACAATTTCCACGAATATAGTTCATACAGACGTGGCCTATTTTCGTACTATATTTTTCTTTTGTCTAATTTGACTAGCTAAAaactaataataataaaacagATCTTaccaaataaaaaagaagaagaagaagataaaattttaaaattttcatgctGCAGTAGTTCTGAGTCTTGTTATCACCCTTTCTCTCATTGTTCTTGAATGCGCCAATCCTTCATCCTTTATATTTCTCCTTAGATTTAACAATTTAGACAAAAATCCTCCTTTCTTCTTATTCCCATTACTCTCTTCCAATATTCCACCTTCTCTTCTTCTCATTATTAAAGCCAACGATCTACTTTTCGTAAGCACATTATTGTCCGTTCTATAATGAGGTGGAGAAGAACACGAGGACACATCCGAAGACGAAGACAAAgaagacaaagaagaagaagaagaagtaataGTTGTAGTATTACTTCGTGAAGTCGTTTTTGAAAGCATAGAGAGTTTTTCACTAAGACAAACGGAGCAAACCCCGGGGTTTTGCTTGTGTTTAGGGTGCTTTTTGCAGATTATAGAATTGGACTTTGCTTTGCTTTTGCTGATTTGCATCTGATCCCTACGATTCTTGAAAAATCTCCTTCTGTTTTccatggtattgtttttggctagatgtTCTTGGAAAtggagggggggggggtgagGGTATATATAAGTATAAAAAAATGTTGGCAAAAGAGG
This region of Nicotiana tomentosiformis chromosome 4, ASM39032v3, whole genome shotgun sequence genomic DNA includes:
- the LOC138910269 gene encoding uncharacterized protein, whose product is MENRRRFFKNRRDQMQISKSKAKSNSIICKKHPKHKQNPGVCSVCLSEKLSMLSKTTSRSNTTTITSSSSSLSSLSSSSDVSSCSSPPHYRTDNNVLTKSRSLALIMRRREGGILEESNGNKKKGGFLSKLLNLRRNIKDEGLAHSRTMRERVITRLRTTAA